Proteins from one Camelina sativa cultivar DH55 chromosome 8, Cs, whole genome shotgun sequence genomic window:
- the LOC104709736 gene encoding uncharacterized protein LOC104709736, whose protein sequence is MVASLLAADYPGEIATPTPKALIHLVQRRYGVQVSYSTAWRGKKEAADDVRVTPEEGFRLMYWYMFMLEKMNPDTVSYVEVDEEHKFKYLFFALGASIEGFRVMRKVIILDGTHLKTAYGGVLLVATTQDPDHHHYPLAFGVVDGENNESWFWFLEKLKSLIPYGPEIVFVSDRNFSLLRAIAMLYPLSHHGHCIYHLSQNVKGKVIGVNKAICAKKFRQCARAYTEAEFLQLYCDFSSTYPSARLYLHEHTEIKHWARCYFPGEKYNLDTSNAVESINGVLENARNYSLLQMIDAIIEKMIKWFAKHRKASAEISTAQKLVPFVEKELHKTCKEAKLLVVNELNCYRLEYSVIGSDGLQYVVNLRSKTCSCKQFDIEKYPCVHAVAAAREAKKEADPEIQLHDLCSKYYWIDLWVLTYSRTIYLVPNSCQWIVPEETMKRLILPPDYDVKQGRRQEKRYASAGEDRDKGGKKKSKKSKKPTGTSEWLDNDGDQN, encoded by the coding sequence ATGGTTGCTTCTTTATTGGCTGCAGATTATCCGGGTGAAATTGCCACGCCAACTCCAAAAGCTCTCATTCACTTGGTTCAAAGAAGATATGGTGTGCAGGTGTCATACTCTACCGCGtggagaggaaaaaaagaagctgCAGATGATGTTCGAGTTACACCAGAGGAAGGTTTTAGGCTTATGTATTGGTATATGTTCATGTTAGAAAAGATGAATCCTGATACAGTTTCATATGTGGAAGTGGATGAGGAACATAAGTTTAAGTACTTGTTCTTCGCACTAGGAGCTTCCATTGAAGGCTTCCGAGTCATGAGAAAAGTGATCATTTTGGATGGAACCCACCTTAAGACTGCATATGGTGGAGTGCTACTTGTTGCTACAACTCAAGATCCCGATCATCACCATTATCCGCTTGCTTTTGGTGTTGTGGATGGCGAGAATAATGAaagttggttttggtttctcgAAAAGCTCAAATCGCTTATACCATATGGACCTGAAATTGTGTTTGTTTCTGACAGAAACTTCAGTCTCCTCAGGGCAATAGCAATGCTCTATCCATTGTCTCACCATGGGCATTGTATCTACCATTTGTCTCAGAATGTGAAAGGAAAAGTTATTGGAGTAAACAAAGCAATATGTGCCAAAAAGTTCAGGCAATGTGCTCGGGCTTATACGGAGGCAGAGTTCTTACAACTTTATTGTGATTTTTCGTCAACATATCCTTCGGCACGTTTGTATCTACATGAGCACACAGAGATAAAGCACTGGGCTAGATGTTATTTTCCTGGAGAAAAATACAACCTAGACACAAGCAATGCAGTTGAATCGATTAATGGTGTGCTAGAAAATGCAAGGAACTACTCACTGTTACAAATGATAGATGCTATTATCGAGAAAATGATTAAGTGGTTTGCTAAACATAGAAAAGCTTCTGCAGAAATATCAACTGCACAGAAGCTGGTTCCTTTTGTGGAGAAAGAACTTCACAAAACATGTAAGGAAGCAAAACTGTTGGTGGTGAATGAGCTAAACTGTTACCGACTTGAATATAGTGTGATAGGTAGTGATGGTCTACAATATGTGGTTAATTTGAGAAGCAAAACTTGCAGCTGTAAACAATTTGATATAGAAAAATATCCATGTGTGCATGCAGTAGCAGCTGCAAGAGAAGCAAAGAAGGAAGCAGATCCTGAGATACAATTACATGACTTGTGCTCAAAATATTACTGGATTGACCTTTGGGTTTTGACGTATTCAAGGACGATTTATCTGGTTCCCAATAGTTGTCAATGGATAGTTCCTGAGGAGACTATGAAACGGTTAATCTTGCCTCCGGATTATGATgttaaacaaggaagaagacaGGAAAAAAGGTACGCATCTGCTGGAGAAGATAGAGACAAAGGAGGTAAGAAGAAGTCGAAGAAGTCGAAGAAGCCAACTGGTACGAGTGAGTGGTTGGACAATGATGGTGACCAAAATTGA
- the LOC109125970 gene encoding uncharacterized protein At3g43530-like produces the protein MDTEEDTQPVEPKLYFSDPSVYGNHGKISSRCQIASTLDMLQKLEPSEKEWFKKHKQFRHVWHMARHENNKVMAMWMLLLRTARIEKRKVCWFVVNGVPIRYSMREHALITGFDCHDYELGFNEKEYGNFDFVKRVFGSKNVTVKDVEEKLDSMKDKCNGDRLQVAVLLFLAKIVGDLKAVETFPWGRMTFEDNIKTIYQEMEHCKGKVLDQMLFPGFIIPLEVLAFECIPQLSREYQEVVIGARDGCPLMCKKKLKDSLMKGYPLEEINEKLGTNKDIISILEPLEEQQDLLHRIMEQHEDDDFMDPIADEWNKRLDVEKKEIWWENLYKLDIASRGFGEANVPQVKHLEEQQQENVSAAEHMEEHQQQRNLTSLKELEERLMKAMENGFIEVNQKIDKKIDEFDRRLKNIESLGMNFQYRENIGNAFSAWRDAEAGRTEGE, from the exons ATGGATACAGAGGAGGACACTCAACCTGTTGAACCAAAGTTATATTTTAGTGATCCAAGCGTCTATGGAAATCATGGCAAGATTTCATCAAGGTGTCAAATTGCTAGTACGCTGGATATGTTACAGAAGCTCGAACCATCAGAAAAGGAATGGTTTAAGAAACACAAGCAGTTCAGGCACGTATGGCACATGGCTAGGCACGAAAATAATAAGGTTATGGCAATGTGGATGCTTCTATTACGAACTGCTCGTATAGAGAAACGTAAAGTCTGCTGGTTCGTAGTGAATGGCGTACCCATACGCTATTCAATGAGAGAACATGCTCTCATCACTGGTTTTGATTGCCATGACTATGAGTTAGGATTTAATGAGAAGGAATATGGAAATTTTGACTTTGTCAAAAGGGTTTTTGGGTCTAAAAATGTTACAGTGAAGGATGTGGAAGAGAAGCTAGATTCAATGAAGGATAAATGCAATGGAGATCGCTTGCAAGTGGCTGTCCTTTTATTCTTAGCCAAG ATAGTGGGTGATTTGAAAGCGGTAGAAACATTTCCATGGGGGCGAATGACTTTTGAAGACAATATCAAAACGATATATCAAGAGATGGAACATTGCAAAGGCAAAGTGCTAGATCAAATGTTATTTCCAGGGTTCATAATTCCTCTTGAG GTTTTGGCGTTTGAGTGCATTCCCCAGCTGTCCAGAGAATATCAAGAAGTGGTAATAGGCGCTAGAGATGGCTGCCCATTGATGTGCaagaaaaaactcaaagatTCTTTGATGAAAGGTTATCCACTTgaagaaataaatgaaaaacttGGAACAAATAAG GACATCATAAGTATCTTAGAACCATTAGAGGAGCAGCAAGATCTTTTGCATCGCATCATGGAACaacatgaagatgatgattttatGGACCCAATTGCTGATGAATGGAACAAGCGTCTCGATgtagagaagaaggagatttgGTGGGAAAATCTTTATAAGTTAGATATTGCTTCTCGAGGATTTGGAGAGGCAAATGTTCCACAAGTCAAACATTTGGAGGAGCAGCAACAAGAAAACGTGTCAGCAGCTGAACATATGGAGGAGCACCAACAACAAAGAAATCTGACTAGTTTGAAGGAGCTTGAGGAGAGGTTGATGAAAGCCATGGAAAATGGATTCATAGAAGTTAATCAGAAGATAGATAAGAAGATAGATGAATTTGATAGGAGgctcaaaaatattgaaagcttGGGAATGAATTTCCAGTATAGAGAGAATATTGGGAATGCATTTTCTGCATGGAGAGATGCTGAAGCTGGGAGGACAGAAGGAGAATGA
- the LOC104707658 gene encoding disease resistance protein RPS6-like isoform X2 translates to MGRNWIYDVFPSFSGEDVRHTFLSRFLKELDRKLIIAFKDNEIERSQSLDPELKRAIRDSRIAVVIFSKNYASSSWCLNELLEIVRCKDESNRLVVIPVFYGLDPSHVRKQIGDFGNIFEKTCQNRTEDEINLWRRALIDVANTLGYHSANWDSEAKMIEELANDVLVKLSLNPSKDDVDDFVGIEDHIGEMSSLLRLESEEVRMVGIWGSSGIGKTTIARALFSRLSRHFQGSVYIDIAFVSKCRKDYYKANPDDYNMKLHFQGAFLSEIFGKKDIKMDHISAMDERLKNHKLLIILDDLDDQVVLDALVGRTQWFGRGSRIIAITKDKHLLRAHGIYCIYNVGLPSEKQALQIFCRSSFRQDYPPDGFMGLASEVQKRAGSLPLGLKVFGSLFRGRSKEDWVDLLPRLRKRLDGKIEKTLRVSYDELDSREDKALFRHIACLFNGAKIDYIIMVLADSDLDVKIGLKNLVDKSLIHVRGDIVGMHCLVQEMGKEIVRTQSNEPGEQEFLFDCKDICDVLEDNTGTKKLLGILLDMSGIDELHIHERAFEKMRNLYFLKINNKPYKNVRWHISEGFNYLPPKLKVLSWIGCPLRSLPSKFCPQHLVKLKMQNSKLEKLWEGVHPLVGLRLMDFSGSKNLKEVPDLSMATNLEKLLLRHCSSLVKITSSIGHLHKLLVLEMSWCTKLEALPSGINLKSLNRLDLARCASLRTFPNISSNISWLNLSQTAIEVFPSILRLGNLCTLQMKAIKSHKLWDGVQPLTCLTTIDLSGSKKLKDIPNLSLATNLEWMNLEGCSSLVELPSYSIKNLNQLNYLNMENCINLETLPTNINLKSLDCLNLGGCSKLRVFPNISRNIILLILNQTGIEEIPWRLT, encoded by the exons ATGGGTCGCAATTGGATATACGACGTCTTCCCAAGCTTCAGCGGTGAAGATGTTCGTCACACATTCCTCAGCCGCTTTCTCAAGGAGCTTGATCGGAAACTGATCATTGCTTTTAAAGATAACGAGATCGAGAGAAGCCAATCGCTTGATCCAGAGCTTAAACGAGCCATTAGGGATTCAAGGATCGCGGTTGTTATCTTCTCCAAAAACTATGCTTCTTCAAGCTGGTGTTTAAATGAGCTTCTTGAGATTGTTCGATGCAAAGATGAAAGCAATCGATTGGTGGTGATTCCGGTATTTTACGGTTTGGATCCCTCTCATGTTAGGAAACAGATCGGAGATTTTGGAAACATATTTGAGAAGACTTGTCAGAACAGAACAGAGGATGAGATCAATCTATGGAGGAGAGCTTTGATCGATGTAGCTAACACTCTCGGATATCATTCTGCGAACTG gGATAGTGAAGCAAAAATGATAGAAGAACTCGCCaatgatgttttagttaaaCTGAGTTTAAATCCATCAAAggatgatgttgatgattttgttggcATTGAAGATCATATAGGAGAGATGAGTTCATTGTTGCGTTTAGAATCTGAAGAAGTGAGGATGGTTGGGATTTGGGGTTCTTCCGGAATTGGCAAGACTACTATTGCAAGAGCTTTGTTTAGTCGACTCTCTCGTCATTTCCAAGGTAGTGTCTACATAGACATTGCTTTTGTATCTAAGTGTAGGAAGGATTACTATAAAGCCAACCCAGATGACTATAATATGAAGTTGCATTTCCAAGGAGCTTTCTTGTCTGAGATATTTGGGAAAAAGGACATAAAGATGGATCATATTAGTGCAATGGATGAGAGACTAAAGAACCATAAACTTCTTATTATTCTTGATGATTTGGATGATCAAGTGGTGCTAGATGCCTTGGTTGGTCGAACTCAATGGTTCGGACGTGGGAGCAGAATAATTGCGATTACTAAAGATAAGCATCTTTTGAGAGCTCATGGGATTTATTGCATTTACAATGTTGGCCTCCCATCTGAAAAGCAAGCTCTTCAGATATTTTGTCGATCTTCTTTTAGGCAAGACTATCCACCTGATGGTTTCATGGGACTTGCTTCTGAAGTACAAAAGCGTGCGGGTAGTCTTCCTTTGGGTCTTAAAGTTTTTGGTTCGTTATTCCGAGGCAGGAGCAAAGAGGATTGGGTGGATCTGCTGCCTAGGCTTCGGAAGAGACTGGATGGAAAAATTGAGAAGACTTTGAGAGTCAGCTATGATGAGTTAGATAGTAGAGAAGATAAAGCGTTGTTTCGTCACATCGCATGTCTCTTCAATGGTGCAAAAATTGATTACATCATAATGGTCCTCGCAGATAGTGATTTGGATGTTAAAATAGGGCTGAAAAATCTAGTTGATAAATCCCTCATACATGTAAGAGGGGATATTGTTGGGATGCACTGTTTGGTACAAGAAATGGGTAAAGAAATCGTTCGTACACAGTCTAATGAACCCGGGGAACAAGAGTTCTTGTTCGATTGTAAGGATATCTGCGACGTACTTGAGGATAATACT GGTACAAAAAAACTCTTAGGTATATTGCTGGATATGTCGGGGATTGATGAGTTGCACATTCATGAGAGAGCATTTGAAAAGATGCGTAATCTCTATTTTCTAAAGATTAAcaataaaccatataaaaatGTCAGATGGCACATATCCGAAGGGTTCAACTATTTGCCCCCAAAACTCAAAGTACTAAGCTGGATAGGATGCCCATTAAGAAGTTTGCCTTCTAAATTTTGTCCCCAACACCTAGTTAAGCTCAAAATGCAGAATAGCAAGCTCGAGAAATTGTGGGAAGGAGTTCAT cCCCTCGTAGGTCTCAGACTTATGGATTTCTCAGGATCTAAGAACCTGAAAGAAGTGCCAGATCTTTCGATGGCCACCAATCTTGAGaaattgttgcttagacattgCTCAAGCTTGGTGAAAATTACTTCTTCTATTGGGCATCTCCATAAATTGTTGGTGTTGGAAATGAGTTGGTGCACGAAGCTTGAGGCTCTTCCATCCGGAATCAACCTGAAATCTCTCAATAGGCTCGATCTCGCTAGATGCGCATCGCTGAGAACATTTCCTAATATCTCAAGTAATATTTCATGGCTTAATCTAAGCCAAACAGCGATTGAAGTATTCCCCTCTATCCTGCGGCTAGGTAATCTGTGTACTCTCCAAATGAAAGCAATCAAGAGTCACAAATTGTGGGACGGAGTGCAG CCACTTACATGCCTCACAACTATAGATTTGTCGGGATCTAAAAAGTTGAAAGACATCCCAAATCTTTCGCTGGCAACTAATCTTGAGTGGATGAATCTCGAGGGCTGCTCAAGTTTGGTGGAGCTTCCTTCTTACTCTATTAAGAATCTGAATCAACTCAATTATTTGAACATGGAAAATTGCATAAATCTAGAGACGTTACCCACCAACATCAACCTTAAATCTCTCGATTGTCTCAATCTTGGTGGATGCTCAAAGTTGAGGGTATTCCCTAATATCTCAAGAAACATTATCCTTCTCATTCTAAACCAAACAGGGATTGAAGAAATTCCTTG GAGGTTGACTTGA
- the LOC104707658 gene encoding disease resistance protein RPS6-like isoform X1, with protein MGRNWIYDVFPSFSGEDVRHTFLSRFLKELDRKLIIAFKDNEIERSQSLDPELKRAIRDSRIAVVIFSKNYASSSWCLNELLEIVRCKDESNRLVVIPVFYGLDPSHVRKQIGDFGNIFEKTCQNRTEDEINLWRRALIDVANTLGYHSANWDSEAKMIEELANDVLVKLSLNPSKDDVDDFVGIEDHIGEMSSLLRLESEEVRMVGIWGSSGIGKTTIARALFSRLSRHFQGSVYIDIAFVSKCRKDYYKANPDDYNMKLHFQGAFLSEIFGKKDIKMDHISAMDERLKNHKLLIILDDLDDQVVLDALVGRTQWFGRGSRIIAITKDKHLLRAHGIYCIYNVGLPSEKQALQIFCRSSFRQDYPPDGFMGLASEVQKRAGSLPLGLKVFGSLFRGRSKEDWVDLLPRLRKRLDGKIEKTLRVSYDELDSREDKALFRHIACLFNGAKIDYIIMVLADSDLDVKIGLKNLVDKSLIHVRGDIVGMHCLVQEMGKEIVRTQSNEPGEQEFLFDCKDICDVLEDNTGTKKLLGILLDMSGIDELHIHERAFEKMRNLYFLKINNKPYKNVRWHISEGFNYLPPKLKVLSWIGCPLRSLPSKFCPQHLVKLKMQNSKLEKLWEGVHPLVGLRLMDFSGSKNLKEVPDLSMATNLEKLLLRHCSSLVKITSSIGHLHKLLVLEMSWCTKLEALPSGINLKSLNRLDLARCASLRTFPNISSNISWLNLSQTAIEVFPSILRLGNLCTLQMKAIKSHKLWDGVQPLTCLTTIDLSGSKKLKDIPNLSLATNLEWMNLEGCSSLVELPSYSIKNLNQLNYLNMENCINLETLPTNINLKSLDCLNLGGCSKLRVFPNISRNIILLILNQTGIEEIPWWVNRFSRLNCLRMKECKNLKYNSSIILKRLKEVDLTDSGDFQDRLRNDSWDDYPVIPFLKSFFPHDQWRAIDCAIYQLVEFTNFAELAILLSSVGPSKEKDVLSILLYHFYCVDFRAFLLRRNSSLLNKNKIINILILTN; from the exons ATGGGTCGCAATTGGATATACGACGTCTTCCCAAGCTTCAGCGGTGAAGATGTTCGTCACACATTCCTCAGCCGCTTTCTCAAGGAGCTTGATCGGAAACTGATCATTGCTTTTAAAGATAACGAGATCGAGAGAAGCCAATCGCTTGATCCAGAGCTTAAACGAGCCATTAGGGATTCAAGGATCGCGGTTGTTATCTTCTCCAAAAACTATGCTTCTTCAAGCTGGTGTTTAAATGAGCTTCTTGAGATTGTTCGATGCAAAGATGAAAGCAATCGATTGGTGGTGATTCCGGTATTTTACGGTTTGGATCCCTCTCATGTTAGGAAACAGATCGGAGATTTTGGAAACATATTTGAGAAGACTTGTCAGAACAGAACAGAGGATGAGATCAATCTATGGAGGAGAGCTTTGATCGATGTAGCTAACACTCTCGGATATCATTCTGCGAACTG gGATAGTGAAGCAAAAATGATAGAAGAACTCGCCaatgatgttttagttaaaCTGAGTTTAAATCCATCAAAggatgatgttgatgattttgttggcATTGAAGATCATATAGGAGAGATGAGTTCATTGTTGCGTTTAGAATCTGAAGAAGTGAGGATGGTTGGGATTTGGGGTTCTTCCGGAATTGGCAAGACTACTATTGCAAGAGCTTTGTTTAGTCGACTCTCTCGTCATTTCCAAGGTAGTGTCTACATAGACATTGCTTTTGTATCTAAGTGTAGGAAGGATTACTATAAAGCCAACCCAGATGACTATAATATGAAGTTGCATTTCCAAGGAGCTTTCTTGTCTGAGATATTTGGGAAAAAGGACATAAAGATGGATCATATTAGTGCAATGGATGAGAGACTAAAGAACCATAAACTTCTTATTATTCTTGATGATTTGGATGATCAAGTGGTGCTAGATGCCTTGGTTGGTCGAACTCAATGGTTCGGACGTGGGAGCAGAATAATTGCGATTACTAAAGATAAGCATCTTTTGAGAGCTCATGGGATTTATTGCATTTACAATGTTGGCCTCCCATCTGAAAAGCAAGCTCTTCAGATATTTTGTCGATCTTCTTTTAGGCAAGACTATCCACCTGATGGTTTCATGGGACTTGCTTCTGAAGTACAAAAGCGTGCGGGTAGTCTTCCTTTGGGTCTTAAAGTTTTTGGTTCGTTATTCCGAGGCAGGAGCAAAGAGGATTGGGTGGATCTGCTGCCTAGGCTTCGGAAGAGACTGGATGGAAAAATTGAGAAGACTTTGAGAGTCAGCTATGATGAGTTAGATAGTAGAGAAGATAAAGCGTTGTTTCGTCACATCGCATGTCTCTTCAATGGTGCAAAAATTGATTACATCATAATGGTCCTCGCAGATAGTGATTTGGATGTTAAAATAGGGCTGAAAAATCTAGTTGATAAATCCCTCATACATGTAAGAGGGGATATTGTTGGGATGCACTGTTTGGTACAAGAAATGGGTAAAGAAATCGTTCGTACACAGTCTAATGAACCCGGGGAACAAGAGTTCTTGTTCGATTGTAAGGATATCTGCGACGTACTTGAGGATAATACT GGTACAAAAAAACTCTTAGGTATATTGCTGGATATGTCGGGGATTGATGAGTTGCACATTCATGAGAGAGCATTTGAAAAGATGCGTAATCTCTATTTTCTAAAGATTAAcaataaaccatataaaaatGTCAGATGGCACATATCCGAAGGGTTCAACTATTTGCCCCCAAAACTCAAAGTACTAAGCTGGATAGGATGCCCATTAAGAAGTTTGCCTTCTAAATTTTGTCCCCAACACCTAGTTAAGCTCAAAATGCAGAATAGCAAGCTCGAGAAATTGTGGGAAGGAGTTCAT cCCCTCGTAGGTCTCAGACTTATGGATTTCTCAGGATCTAAGAACCTGAAAGAAGTGCCAGATCTTTCGATGGCCACCAATCTTGAGaaattgttgcttagacattgCTCAAGCTTGGTGAAAATTACTTCTTCTATTGGGCATCTCCATAAATTGTTGGTGTTGGAAATGAGTTGGTGCACGAAGCTTGAGGCTCTTCCATCCGGAATCAACCTGAAATCTCTCAATAGGCTCGATCTCGCTAGATGCGCATCGCTGAGAACATTTCCTAATATCTCAAGTAATATTTCATGGCTTAATCTAAGCCAAACAGCGATTGAAGTATTCCCCTCTATCCTGCGGCTAGGTAATCTGTGTACTCTCCAAATGAAAGCAATCAAGAGTCACAAATTGTGGGACGGAGTGCAG CCACTTACATGCCTCACAACTATAGATTTGTCGGGATCTAAAAAGTTGAAAGACATCCCAAATCTTTCGCTGGCAACTAATCTTGAGTGGATGAATCTCGAGGGCTGCTCAAGTTTGGTGGAGCTTCCTTCTTACTCTATTAAGAATCTGAATCAACTCAATTATTTGAACATGGAAAATTGCATAAATCTAGAGACGTTACCCACCAACATCAACCTTAAATCTCTCGATTGTCTCAATCTTGGTGGATGCTCAAAGTTGAGGGTATTCCCTAATATCTCAAGAAACATTATCCTTCTCATTCTAAACCAAACAGGGATTGAAGAAATTCCTTGGTGGGTCAATAGATTCTCTAGACTCAATTGCCTACGTATGAAGGAatgcaaaaatttaaaatataactcTTCTATTATTTTGAAACGTCTTAAGGAGGTTGACTTGACAGACAGCGGGGATTTCCAGGATAGATTGCGAAACGATAGTTGGGACGATTATCCTGTTATTCCATTTCTGAAGAGTTTCTTTCCTCATGATCAATGGCGCGCGATCGATTGTGCTATATATCAGCTTGTAGAGTTCACGAATTTTGCAGAGCTTGCTATTCTACTTTCATCTGTGGGTCCCAGCAAAGAAAAAGACGTTTTAAGTATTCTTTTATACCATTTCTATTGCGTAGACTTTAGAGCATTTCTATTGAGAAGGAATTCATCATTgctcaacaaaaacaaaataattaatattttaatattaactaattaa